Proteins encoded within one genomic window of Streptomyces kaniharaensis:
- the mreC gene encoding rod shape-determining protein MreC, whose translation MRDTRESRLLLILLVAVAFALITVDIKGGESSPLVGARHAAAGVLGPVERGAASVVDPVANTVRAFRDAATHSGRTDQLARENTELRQKLASSDMAAGRTKQLDDLLRTAGAGGYTVKAAQVIAIGPAQGFSWTITIDAGSDDGLTRDMTVINGQGLVGRITTVARTTATVLLASDPGFTAGARLEGTGEIGFASGGGDSPMKVSLLNGKAQVKAGDRLVTFGSQSGRPFVPGVPVGKVMEVQANAGQLTKTVLVEPFVQFTRLDLVGVVVVPPRADPRDGVLPPAPAQGQATPAAPAAPAVPPAKPTGGN comes from the coding sequence GTGAGGGACACACGAGAGAGCCGGCTGCTGCTCATCCTGCTGGTGGCCGTCGCCTTCGCGCTCATCACCGTGGACATCAAGGGCGGTGAGAGCTCCCCGCTCGTCGGTGCCCGGCACGCCGCCGCCGGCGTCCTCGGCCCGGTCGAGCGCGGTGCCGCCAGCGTGGTCGACCCGGTCGCCAACACCGTCCGGGCCTTCCGCGACGCCGCCACCCACAGCGGCCGCACCGACCAGCTCGCCCGCGAGAACACCGAACTGCGGCAGAAGCTCGCCTCCTCCGACATGGCCGCCGGGCGCACCAAACAGCTCGACGACCTGCTGCGCACCGCCGGCGCCGGCGGATACACCGTCAAGGCCGCCCAGGTCATCGCGATCGGCCCGGCCCAGGGTTTCTCCTGGACCATCACCATCGACGCCGGCAGCGACGACGGCCTCACCCGGGACATGACGGTGATCAACGGTCAGGGCCTGGTCGGCCGGATCACCACCGTCGCCCGCACCACCGCCACCGTGCTGCTCGCCTCCGACCCCGGCTTCACCGCGGGCGCCCGCCTGGAGGGCACCGGCGAGATCGGCTTCGCCTCCGGCGGCGGCGACAGCCCGATGAAGGTCTCCCTGCTCAACGGCAAGGCGCAGGTCAAGGCCGGCGACCGGCTGGTCACCTTCGGCTCGCAGAGCGGCCGTCCGTTCGTGCCCGGAGTCCCGGTCGGCAAGGTCATGGAGGTCCAGGCCAACGCGGGACAGTTGACCAAGACCGTGCTGGTCGAGCCGTTCGTCCAGTTCACCCGGCTGGACCTGGTCGGCGTCGTGGTCGTGCCGCCGCGCGCCGACCCGCGCGACGGCGTGCTGCCGCCCGCGCCCGCCCAGGGCCAGGCCACCCCCGCCGCACCGGCCGCCCCCGCCGTCCCGCCCGCCAAGCCCACTGGGGGGAACTGA
- a CDS encoding rod shape-determining protein: MSFIGRDLAIDLGTANTLVYVRGKGIVLNEPSVVAVNTNTGGILAVGAEAKKMIGRTPGNIVAIRPLKDGVIADFEITERMLRYFILKIHRRRWMARPRVVVCVPSGITGVERRAVIEASSQAGARQVHIIEEPMAAAIGAGLPVHEATGNMVVDIGGGTTEVAVISLGGIVTAQSIRVAGDELDNAIVQHIKKEYSLLLGERSAEQIKMSIGSAFGPEGEKDEHAEIRGRDLVSGLPKTVVISAAEVREAIDEPVNSIIDAVKTTLDQCPPELAGDVMDRGIVLTGGGALLRGLDERLRRETGMPIHIAENPLDSVALGSGKCVEEFEALQQVLDAQPRR, translated from the coding sequence CTGTCGTTCATCGGCCGAGACCTGGCGATCGACCTCGGAACTGCCAACACGCTGGTGTACGTCAGGGGCAAGGGAATCGTCCTCAACGAGCCGTCCGTCGTCGCCGTGAACACCAACACCGGCGGCATCCTCGCGGTCGGCGCCGAGGCGAAGAAGATGATCGGCCGCACGCCCGGCAACATCGTCGCCATCCGCCCGCTCAAGGACGGCGTGATCGCCGACTTCGAGATCACCGAGCGGATGCTCCGCTACTTCATCCTCAAGATCCACCGCCGCCGCTGGATGGCCCGCCCCCGCGTCGTCGTCTGCGTGCCCTCCGGCATCACCGGGGTCGAGCGCCGCGCCGTCATCGAGGCCTCCTCGCAGGCCGGCGCCCGTCAGGTGCACATCATCGAGGAGCCGATGGCCGCCGCGATCGGCGCCGGGCTGCCCGTCCACGAGGCCACCGGCAACATGGTCGTCGACATCGGCGGCGGCACCACCGAGGTCGCGGTCATCTCCCTCGGCGGCATCGTCACCGCCCAGTCCATCCGGGTCGCCGGCGACGAACTCGACAACGCGATCGTCCAGCACATCAAGAAGGAGTACTCACTGCTCCTCGGCGAGCGCAGCGCCGAGCAGATCAAGATGAGCATCGGCAGCGCCTTCGGCCCGGAGGGCGAGAAGGACGAGCACGCCGAGATCCGCGGCCGCGACCTCGTCAGCGGCCTGCCCAAGACCGTCGTCATCTCCGCCGCCGAGGTCCGCGAGGCCATCGACGAGCCGGTGAACTCGATCATCGACGCGGTCAAGACCACCCTCGACCAGTGCCCGCCCGAGCTGGCCGGCGACGTCATGGACCGGGGCATCGTGCTCACCGGCGGCGGCGCCCTGCTGCGCGGCCTCGACGAGCGGCTGCGCCGCGAGACCGGCATGCCGATCCACATCGCGGAGAACCCGCTCGACTCCGTCGCGCTCGGCTCCGGCAAGTGCGTCGAGGAGTTCGAGGCGCTCCAGCAGGTGCTCGACGCGCAGCCGCGCCGCTAG
- the ndk gene encoding nucleoside-diphosphate kinase, with protein sequence MSQRTLVLLKPDAVRRGLAGEIISRIERKAGWRLTAVELRTFDRATLEQHYAEHVGRPFYEPLLEFMTSGPSIAMIVEGEEVVRGIRMLAGATNPLEAGAGTIRGDYATITRENLIHASDSPESAEREIKIFFPAHA encoded by the coding sequence GTGTCCCAGCGCACTCTCGTCCTGCTCAAGCCCGACGCCGTCCGCCGTGGCCTGGCCGGCGAGATCATCAGCCGCATCGAGCGCAAGGCCGGCTGGCGGCTGACCGCCGTCGAGCTGCGCACCTTCGACCGGGCGACGCTGGAGCAGCACTACGCGGAGCACGTCGGCCGCCCGTTCTACGAGCCGCTGCTGGAGTTCATGACCTCCGGCCCGTCGATCGCGATGATCGTCGAGGGCGAGGAGGTCGTCCGCGGCATCCGCATGCTGGCCGGTGCCACCAACCCGCTGGAGGCCGGGGCCGGCACCATCCGCGGTGACTACGCGACGATCACCCGCGAGAACCTGATCCACGCCTCCGACTCCCCGGAGTCCGCCGAGCGCGAGATCAAGATCTTCTTCCCCGCGCACGCCTGA
- a CDS encoding IS4 family transposase yields MARVGQVKSPAGERLSDRIAIGVLTQAFPPGLVDEVIAETGRGEKRSRLLPARVVVYFVLAMCLFFGQGYEEVARLLGEGLGDGRRSWRVPTTAAIGRARRRLGPEPLRLLFARVCRPVVVPGTAGAWYRRWQLVAVDGTTLDLADTEANDEFFGRPGSGRGSGAFPQARLVGLAECGTHTVFGAALGPLSVSEQTLSRQLFAHLRAGMLLLADRGFYGFELWQQARATGADLLWRVKKNAALPVTRVLDDGSYLSTIHAERDRGTRRNPVTVRVVEYTLARTGEATVYRLVTTLLDPKEAPAAELAALYVQRWEIETTLDEIKTHQRGPRLVLRSKYPWGVEQEVYGLLLVHYAIRQLMHQAALHQGIDPDRLSFTRSLRVVRRQVPAQAGLSPRQTRQGTHPHPG; encoded by the coding sequence GTGGCGAGGGTGGGGCAGGTCAAGTCGCCTGCGGGTGAGCGGTTGTCGGACCGGATCGCGATCGGGGTGCTGACCCAGGCGTTTCCGCCGGGTCTGGTCGATGAGGTGATCGCCGAGACCGGGCGGGGCGAGAAACGCAGCCGTCTGCTGCCGGCGCGGGTGGTCGTGTACTTCGTCCTGGCGATGTGCCTGTTCTTCGGGCAGGGCTATGAAGAGGTCGCCCGGCTGCTGGGTGAGGGGCTCGGGGACGGGCGGCGGTCGTGGCGGGTGCCCACGACCGCCGCGATCGGGCGGGCCCGCCGGCGGCTGGGCCCGGAGCCCTTGCGGCTGCTGTTCGCGCGGGTATGCCGTCCGGTGGTGGTGCCCGGGACGGCGGGTGCCTGGTACCGGCGCTGGCAGCTGGTCGCGGTGGACGGGACCACGCTGGACCTGGCGGACACCGAGGCCAACGACGAGTTCTTCGGCCGGCCGGGATCAGGGCGCGGGAGCGGCGCGTTCCCGCAGGCCAGGCTGGTCGGGCTGGCGGAGTGCGGCACCCACACCGTGTTCGGCGCCGCGTTGGGGCCGCTGTCGGTCAGCGAGCAGACCCTGTCCCGGCAGTTGTTCGCTCACCTGCGGGCGGGGATGCTGCTGCTGGCCGATCGCGGCTTCTACGGGTTCGAGCTGTGGCAGCAGGCGCGGGCCACCGGCGCGGACCTGCTGTGGCGGGTCAAGAAGAACGCGGCGCTGCCGGTGACGCGGGTGCTCGACGACGGCTCCTACCTCAGCACGATCCACGCCGAGCGGGACCGCGGGACGCGCCGCAACCCGGTGACGGTGCGGGTCGTGGAGTACACCCTGGCCCGCACTGGCGAGGCAACCGTCTACCGCCTGGTCACCACCCTCCTGGACCCGAAGGAGGCACCAGCCGCCGAACTCGCGGCACTCTACGTCCAGCGCTGGGAGATCGAGACCACCCTGGACGAGATCAAGACCCACCAGCGCGGCCCCAGGCTCGTCCTGCGCTCCAAGTACCCGTGGGGAGTCGAGCAGGAGGTCTACGGCCTCCTGCTCGTCCACTACGCGATCCGACAGCTGATGCACCAGGCCGCCCTGCACCAGGGCATCGACCCCGACCGGCTGTCCTTCACCCGCAGCCTGCGGGTTGTACGCCGCCAGGTACCCGCCCAGGCGGGACTTTCCCCCCGGCAGACTCGCCAGGGCACTCACCCGCACCCTGGCTGA
- a CDS encoding DUF4233 domain-containing protein, whose translation MRTLCSSTLIGEALLAMFAGLVAMRLSDVSTATIWIVTGIAMALCVALCGMIDRPGAVAIGWALQIGLIASGFVLPTMFALGAVFAGLWWCSVHYGRKVDEFKAARAAAEVAAAAQA comes from the coding sequence ATGAGGACGCTCTGTTCCTCGACGCTGATCGGCGAGGCCCTCCTGGCCATGTTCGCCGGGCTGGTCGCGATGCGGCTCTCCGACGTCTCCACGGCCACGATCTGGATCGTCACCGGGATCGCCATGGCACTCTGCGTCGCACTGTGCGGGATGATCGACCGCCCGGGCGCGGTGGCCATCGGCTGGGCGCTGCAGATCGGCCTGATCGCGAGCGGCTTCGTCCTGCCGACCATGTTCGCCCTCGGCGCGGTCTTCGCCGGCCTCTGGTGGTGCTCCGTCCACTACGGCCGCAAGGTGGACGAGTTCAAGGCCGCCCGCGCTGCGGCCGAGGTCGCCGCCGCTGCGCAGGCCTAG
- the folC gene encoding bifunctional tetrahydrofolate synthase/dihydrofolate synthase produces MSDKADPNPYTLRPADGGTGDALRDAELELAKRWPENKLEPSLDRIEALMDILGQPQRSYPSIHITGTNGKTSTARMIEQLLNTFELRTGRYTSPHVETVTERISLDGAPITPERFVEVYRDIAPYVEMVDAQQPVPMSFFEVLTGMAYAAFADAPVDVAVVEVGMGGSWDATNVIDAAVAVITPIGLDHTDKLGETTGDIAVEKSGIIKPGAVAVVAQQQLDAAQTILRRAVEVDATVAREGMEFGVIRREVAVGGQMVTLRGLGGEEYEDVFIPLHGEHQAHNAALALAAVEAFFGVGGARGGQLDVDKIRQAFSGVSSPGRLEVVRRSPTIILDAAHNPHGAQATVAALGEAFGFTRLVGVIGTSGDKDVAGLLEAFEPVLAEVVITQNSTHRAMDVDALAALAVEIFGEDRVQVEPRLDEAIAAAVTLAEEEGDLGGAGVLITGSVITVGEARLLLGRK; encoded by the coding sequence GTGAGCGACAAGGCCGACCCGAACCCGTACACCCTCCGGCCCGCCGACGGCGGCACCGGCGACGCGCTGCGCGACGCCGAGCTGGAACTCGCCAAGCGCTGGCCGGAGAACAAGCTGGAGCCCTCGCTCGACCGGATCGAGGCGCTGATGGACATCCTGGGCCAGCCCCAGCGGTCCTACCCGTCCATCCACATCACCGGCACCAACGGCAAGACCTCCACCGCCCGGATGATCGAGCAGCTGCTCAACACCTTCGAGCTGCGCACCGGCCGCTACACCAGCCCGCACGTGGAGACCGTCACCGAGCGGATCAGCCTGGACGGCGCCCCGATCACCCCCGAGCGCTTCGTCGAGGTCTACCGCGACATCGCGCCCTACGTGGAGATGGTCGACGCCCAGCAGCCGGTGCCGATGTCATTCTTCGAGGTGCTGACCGGCATGGCCTACGCCGCCTTCGCCGACGCCCCCGTCGACGTCGCCGTGGTCGAGGTCGGCATGGGCGGCTCCTGGGACGCCACCAACGTCATCGACGCCGCCGTCGCCGTGATCACCCCGATCGGGCTGGACCACACCGACAAGCTCGGCGAGACCACCGGCGACATCGCCGTCGAGAAGTCCGGCATCATCAAGCCCGGTGCCGTCGCCGTCGTCGCCCAGCAGCAGCTGGACGCCGCCCAGACCATCCTGCGGCGCGCCGTCGAGGTGGACGCCACCGTCGCCCGCGAGGGCATGGAGTTCGGCGTGATCCGCCGCGAAGTCGCCGTCGGCGGCCAGATGGTGACGCTGCGCGGGCTCGGCGGCGAGGAGTACGAGGACGTCTTCATCCCGCTGCACGGCGAGCACCAGGCCCACAACGCGGCCCTCGCGCTGGCCGCGGTCGAGGCGTTCTTCGGGGTCGGCGGCGCCCGTGGCGGACAGCTCGACGTGGACAAGATCCGCCAGGCCTTCTCCGGCGTCTCCTCGCCGGGCCGCCTGGAGGTCGTCCGCCGCAGCCCGACGATCATCCTCGACGCCGCGCACAACCCGCACGGCGCCCAGGCCACCGTCGCCGCGCTCGGCGAGGCCTTCGGCTTCACCCGCCTCGTCGGTGTCATCGGCACCTCCGGCGACAAGGACGTGGCCGGCCTGCTGGAGGCCTTCGAGCCGGTCCTGGCCGAGGTCGTCATCACCCAGAACTCCACCCACCGCGCGATGGACGTCGACGCCCTCGCGGCGCTGGCCGTCGAGATCTTCGGCGAGGACCGCGTCCAGGTCGAGCCCCGGCTCGACGAGGCCATCGCCGCCGCCGTCACCCTGGCCGAGGAGGAGGGCGACCTCGGTGGCGCCGGGGTGCTGATCACCGGTTCGGTCATCACGGTGGGCGAGGCCCGCCTGCTGCTCGGGAGGAAGTGA